The nucleotide sequence AGCCGGTGCCGCCGCCGAGCACGAACCCGCCGACGCCGGTCGTCGACACCCGGCCGCCGGTCGTGGCAAGGCCGTGCGGCGCGCAGGCGCGGTCCAGATCGGCCATGGTGGCGCCGCCGCCGACGGTGGCCGTGCGGGCGATCGGGTCGACGCTGACGGCGTTCATCCGGCGCAGGTCGACCACCAGGCCGCCGTCGGTGAGCGCCAGCCCGGCGACGCTGTGCCCGCCGCCGCGGACGGACACCTCGAGGCCGTGCTCGCGGGCGAACGCCACGGCCAGCGCGACGTCGGCGCGGCCCGTGCACTGCACGACCAGGCCCGGGCGGACGTCGATCATCGCGTTGAAGACGGTCCGGGCGTCGTCGTAGCCCGGGGACTCCGGCGTCAGCAGGTCGCCGGCCAGCAGCGACCGCAGGCCGTCGAACGTCGGGTCGTCGCGCAGGTCGGTCATCGTTCTGCCCCCCGGAACAGCGAATGACTGGCTCGAACGTACGCCCGCCGCCCGCGCGCGACAATGGGTGTCCGACCGGCGATTCCGCCGGCCCGTGCCGAGAGGACCGACCCCTGAGCACCGTGCCGCACCAGCAGCTTCCCGCCGTCCAGAAGCTCCGCGTCCGGTTCGCCAAGCGCGGCCGGCTGCGGTTCACCAGCCACCGCGACTTCCAGCGCGCGTTCGAGCGGGCGCTGCGCCGCGCCGACGTGCCGATGGCCTGGTCGCAGGGGTTCACGCCGCACCCGCGGGTGTCCTACGCCGGCGCCGCGCCCACCGGCGCCGCCAGCGAGGCCGAGTACCTCGAGCTGGCGGTCACCCGGGTCTGCGACCCCGAGCAGGTGCGGGCCGCGCTGGACGCCGCGCTGCCGCCCGGCCTGGACGTCGTCGAGGTGGTCGAGGCCGGTCCCGGCGCGCTGGCCGACCGGCTGCAGGCGTCGAGCTGGGCGATCGAGCTGCCCGGCGCGGTGCCCGGGCAGGCCGCGGCGGCGGTGACGACGTTCCTGGCGGCCGCGTCGGTGCCGGTCGAGCGGCTGACGAAGAACGGCGTGCGGCAGCTGGACCCGCGGGCGGCGGTGCTGCGGCTGACCGCCGACACCGACGCCGACCCGGTCACGCTGCGGGCCGTCGTCCGGCACCAGTCGCCGACGGTGCGGCCCGACGAGGTGCTGGCCGGGCTGCGCCTGGTGGCCGGGTTCACCCCGCCGCAGCCGCCGCGTACCGTCCGGCTGGCCCAGGGCGAGTGGGACGACGACACCGGCGTGCTGGGCGATCCGCTGGCGGACGCGCCCGGGCGCGACACGTGACACAGCGTGACGTGATCTATGGCACACGGTAAGGCTTGCATTCTGACCTGCGGTGATATGGGCCGTTTCGGGGTCGCCGCGGGGGTGGCGGGCGGCCGTCGTCACGGTTTCCGGGCTGACATGTGCGATACTCGGAACTGGTCGGGCGGTACACGCCGCTCGGTCCGACGACGTTCTCGCCGACGTCCCGTGTGGTCGACCACGGTTGCCGCGGAGTCGCTCGGCACGCTGGGTCCGCCAGACCGCCCAGCCGCGAGGCCCCCGTCCAGGGTGCGCCGCCGCGGCGGGCGCTGAGCACGGCCCGACGACGCACAGGTCCGGAGGACGTCGCCGATCACAGGCTTTCCACCTGTAGCGACCGTGCGGTCGCCGCAGATGGCCCGATGTAGTGCCCCGGCAGATGGGCGGCAGCGCGCCGAGCAAGGCGCGGCGCCCCATCCACCGGGCCGACAGGAGTGCACCATATGCAGGAAGACAGCCCCGGCTCGTCCGGAGATACCACCTCGCCGGCCGAGGCCGGCACCGTCAGCACCGAGCCGGCGCAGCCGCGCCGTCGTCGCGCCGCCAGCCGGGCCGCTGGCCCGCCGGTCGAGCCCACCCTCCACGACGCCGGCGAGCCGGTGACCAGCGAGGACGACCCGGCCGCACCGGCCAGGAAGACGGCGAAGAAGGCCGCTGCCAAGAAGGCGGCCGCGAAGAAGACCGCCAAGAAGGCCCCGGCGAAGAAGGCCGCCGGCCGCAAGGCGGTGGCCGCCGAGGCCGACGCCGGGCTGCTCGCGGTCGACGAGGCCGCCGAGACGCCGGTCGCCGCCGAGGCGCCGGACCCGGTCGAGGCGCCCGCCGCCGTGGCCGAGGCGCCCGCGCCGCGCAAGCGATCCCGGTCGCGCAAGACCGCCCAGCCGGCCTTCGAGCCGCTGCCGGTCGACGACGCCGCCGACGACGAGACCTCCGCCGCCGCCTTCGCCGACCCGAGCCCGGCGTTCGCGCCGTCCGGGGCCGAGAGCGCGGCCACCGAGGCGAGCGCTTCGGCCGTCCTGTTCCAGCCCCCGACGTTCTCCGCCGCGCCGCTGTTCGCCGCGCCCGACCCCGAGGCCGCCGAGCCGGTCCGCGGCCGCCGGCGCGCGAAGCCCGAGCCGGAACCCGAGCCCGAGCCCGAGCCCGAGGTCGAGGCCGAGGTCGAGGCCGAGGAGGCCGAGGAGGAGCCCGAGGCCACCGCCGACGCCTCCGGTGACGACGACTCCGACGACGACGGCGACGCCACCCGCCGCCGGCGCCGCCGCCGCGGTGGCCGCGGCCGCCGCCGTCGCTCCGACGACGGCCCCGACGCCTCCGGCGACGACGACTCCGACGACGACCAGGCCGAGTCCGACGACGCCCAGGGCGACGCGGACGACGACCATGGCGACGACCACGGCGACTCCGACGAGGGCGGCAGCCGCCGTCGTCGCAGGCGCCGTCGCCGCCGCAACGACGACGGCGACGAGCCCCGCGCGGACGACCCGCCGAACACCGTCGTGCGGGTCCGCGACGGGCGCGAGGTCGACGACGAGGTCACCTCGGTCAAGGGCTCGACCCGTCTCGAGGCGAAGAAGCAGCGCCGCCGCGAGGGCCGCGAGGCCGGCCGGCGCCGTCCGCCGATCCTCTCCGAGGCCGAGTTCCTGGCCCGCCGCGAGGCCGTCGACCGCGTCATGGCGGTCCGGCAGTCCGGCGACCTCACCCAGATCGCCGTCCTCGAGGACGACGTGCTGGTCGAGCACTACGTCAGCCGCGCCTCGCAGCAGTCGCTGATCGGCAACGTCTACCTCGGCCGGGTACAGAACGTGCTGCCGGCCATGGAGGCGGCGTTCGTCGACATCGGCCGCGGCCGCAACGCCGTCCTGTATGCCGGCGAGGTCGACTGGAGCGGCCTGGGCAAGTCCGACGGCCCGAAGCGCATCGAGGACGTCCTCAAGTCCGGCCAGGCGGTGCTGGTGCAGGTCACCAAGGACCCCATCGGCCACAAGGGCGCCCGGCTGACCAGCCAGGTCAGCCTCCCCGGCCGCTACGTCGTGTACGTCCCCGGCGGGTCGATGAACGGCATCAGCCGCAAGCTGCCCGACACCGAGCGGACCCGGCTGAAGAAGATCCTCAAGCAGGTCGTCCCCGAGGACGCCGGCGTCATCGTCCGCACCGCCGCCGAGGGCGCCTCCGAGGAGGAGCTCACCAACGACGTCGCGCGGCTGAAGGCCGAGTGGGAGGCGCTGCGCAAGAAGTCCTCCGGCAACGCCCCGCAGCTGCTGCACGGCGAGCCCGACCTCGCCATCAAGGTGGTCCGCGACCTCTTCAACGAGGACTTCACCAAGCTGGTCGTCTCCGGTGACCGCGCCTGGGACACCATCGAGGAGTACGTCTCCAGCGTCGCCGGCTCGCTGCGCGAGCGCGTGGAGAAGTGGACCGGCACCGACGACGTCTTCGCCGCGTTCCGCATCGACGAGCAGATCGCCAAGGCCATGGACCGCAAGGTCTGGCTGCCCAGCGGCGGCTCGCTGGTCATCGACCGCACCGAGGCCATGACCGTCGTCGACGTCAACACCGGCAAGTTCACCGGCTCCGGCGGCAACCTCGAAGAGACGGTCACCAAGAACAACCTCGAGGCGGCCGAAGAGATCGTGCGCCAGCTGCGGCTGCGCGACATCGGCGGCATCATCGTCATCGACTTCATCGACATGGTGCTCGAGGCCAACCGCGACCTCGTGCTGCGCCGCCTGGTCGAGTGCCTCGGCCGCGACCGCACCAAGCACCAGGTCGCCGAGGTCACGTCGCTCGGCCTGGTGCAGATGACCCGCAAGCGCATCGGCACCGGCCTGCTCGAGGCGTTCAGCGAGCCGTGCCCGCACTGCAAGGGCCGCGGCCTGCTCATCCACACCCACCCGGTCGAGTCCGGCAACGGCTCCTCCTCCGGCGGGTCGTCGGGCTCCTCCGGCTCCGACGAGGGCCGCTCGTCCAGCCGCTCCGAGCGCCGTGGCCGGCGCCGCAAGGCCGACCCGGCGCCCGCGCCGGTGGCACAGCCGGTCGAGGCTCTGACGCCGAAGCTCGAGGCCCTGGCCAGCCCCGGCGAGGCATCGCCGGCCGACCTCATGCCGGTCGGCGCCAACGGCAACGGGCACGGCGACGACCACGGCAACGGTCACGACGGCGGTGAGCGGCCGGCCGAGCCCGCCGCGGCCACCGAGGCCGCCGCGACGACGCCCGAGGCCGGCGCGACCCGCACGTCCTCCCGTCGCCGGCGGGCGGTGCGCGCCGCCGGCAGCTCCGCGAAGACGGCCGAGCCGGCCGCCGCCACCGGCGAGACCGGCTGGGCGGGTTCGGACCCGGCGAGCGCCGGCGACGCCACGGCACCGGCCACGCCCACGGGCTGGGCCGGCTCCGACCCGACGGACGCCCGCGACGCCACGGCGCCCGCCGCCGCAGCGCCGGTCACCACGCCGCCACCGCCGCCTCCGCCGCCCGCGGAGTCGCTGGTGACGGCGCCGGACCCGGCGTCCGAGTCCACCGAGCCGGCGGACGAGTCCGCACCGGAGCCGACGCGCCCGCGTCGTACCCGGCGCCGGGCCGAACGCCCGGCCGGCAGCCCCGTCCCCTGAGTTTGACCCGACCCTGACCAATTCCGTACCCTAGGGCGTCGGCGCTCTTCGCGCCCGTACCCGCGTGCCCGCTCCACGAGCGTCGGCATGCGCGCCCGAAGCCCGAGTGAGAGAGTGAGTCCGCGGTGTACGCGATCGTCCGCAGCGGCGGTAACCAGAGAAAGGTCTCCGTCGGAGACGTCATCGACGTCGACCAGCTCAACAACGCCGAGGTCGGCGCCACCGTCACGCTGCCGGCGGTCCTGCTCGTCGACGGTGAGACCGTGACCACCGACGCCAAGAAGCTGGCCGGCGTGTCGGTCACGGCCGAGATCGTCGGCGCCACCAAGGGCCCGAAGATCCACATCCTCCGGTACAAGAACAAGACCGGGTACCGGCGGCGCCAGGGGCACCGCCAGAAGTACACCCAGGTCAAGGTCACCGGCATCGAGACGAAGTAGGCAGGTACCTCGAGATGGCTCACAAGAAGGGCGCCTCGTCCAGCAAGAACGGGCGCGACTCCAACGCTCAGCGACTCGGCGTGAAGCGCTTCGGCGGCCAGCTGGTCAACTCGGGCGAGATCATCGTCCGTCAGCGCGGCACCCACTTCCACCCGGGCGACAACGTCGGCCGCGGCAAGGACGACACCCTGTTCGCCACGTCGGCGGGCGCTGTGGAGTTCAGCGTCAAGCGTGGCCGCAAGGTCGTCAACATCGTCGTGCCGGCGGGGGAGTGACCCCCGCTCCACGCGAGCAGCAGTACACCTGAAGCATCAGGGCGGGCCGGTCACTCGACCGGCCCGCCCTTTTCTGTTCTGAGGACAAAGAGACATGGCCATTCCGTCGTTCGTGGACCGCGTCGTGCTGCATCTGGCAGCAGGTGACGGCGGACACGGCTGCGTGTCGGTCCACCGCGAGAAGTTCAAGCCGCTGGGCGGGCCCGACGGCGGCGACGGCGGCCGCGGCGGCGACATCGTCCTCGTCGTCGACCCCAACACCACCACGCTGCTCGACTACCATCGTTCGCCGCACCGCAAGGCGACGAACGGCAGCCAGGGAGAGGGCAGCAACCGCGACGGCGCCAACGGCGGCGACATCGAGCTGAAGGTGCCCGACGGCACCGTGGTCAGCACCCGCGACGGCGAGGTCCTGGTCGACCTCGTCGGCGCCGGCACCCGTTTCATCGCGGCTCAGGGCGGCCACGGCGGGCTGGGCAACGCCGCACTGGCCAGCAAGCGCCGCCGGGCGCCCGGGTTCGCGCTGCTCGGCGAGCCGGGCGAGGCCAAGGACGTCGTGCTCGAGCTGAAGAGCGTCGCCGACGTCGGCCTGGTCGGCTTCCCGAGCGCCGGCAAGTCCAGCCTCATCGCGGCCATCTCCGCGGCCCGGCCGAAGATCGCCGACTACCCGTTCACGACGCTGGTCCCGAACCTCGGCGTCGTCGAGGCCGGCGACGTCCGCTACACCGTCGCCGACGTGCCCGGGCTGATCGAGGGGGCCAGCGAGGGCCGCGGGCTCGGCCACGCGTTCCTCCGCCACGTGGAGCGCTGCAAGGCGCTGCTGCACGTCGTCGACCTCGCCACGATGGAGCCGGGCCGCGACCCGCTCACCGACATCGACCTCATCGAGTCCGAGCTGGAGAAGTACGGCGGCCTCGACAAGCGGCCGCGCATGGTCGCGCTGAACAAGATCGACGTTCCCGAGGCGCGCGAGCTGGCCGACCTCGTCCGGGCCGACGTCGAGGCCCGCGGCTGGGAGGTCTTCCCGATCTCCGCCGCCACCCACGAGGGCCTGCGGGAGCTGACGTACGCCATGGGCTCGCTGGTCGCCTCGGCCCGGGCCGCCGCGCCCGCGCCCGAGCCGACCCGCCTGGTCCTGCGCCCGGCCGCCGTCGACGACTCCGGGTTCACCGTCACCGACGAGGGCGAGCGCTACCGCATCCGCGGCCTGAAGCCGGAGCGCTGGATCCGGCAGACCGACTTCACCAACGACGAGGCGGTCGGCTACCTCGCCGACCGGCTGGCGCGGCTCGGCGTCGAGGAGGCGCTCATCCGGGCCGGCGCCCACGCCGGCGACGAAGTGGTCATCGGCGGCGAGGACGCGGTCGTGTTCGACTGGGAGCCCAGCGTCAGCGCCGGCGGCGAGCACCTCGGGCCGCGCGGGACGGACTCCCGGTTGTCATGAGCGGCGGGGCGGGCACGCGCGGCGCCCTCGCGACCGCGCAGCGGGTGGTCGTGAAGGTCGGGTCGTCGTCGCTCACCACGACGCACGGCGGCATCGACGACGCCCGCGTGGCCACGGTGGTCGACGCGCTGGCGAAGGCGCGCGCGTCGGGCCGCGAGGTGGTGCTGGTGTCGTCCGGCGCCATCGCCGCCGGGCTGGCGCCGCTGGGCCTGGCCACGCGCCCGCGCGACCTCGCCCGTCAGCAGGCCGCCGCGAGCGTCGGGCAGGGCCTGCTGATGGCGAACTACACGTCCGCGTTCGCCGGTCACGGCCTGCGGGTCGGCCAGGTGCTGCTGACGGTCGACGACGTCACCCGCCGCGCGCACTACCGCAACGCCTACCGGACGCTGCACCAGCTGCTGCAGCTCGGCGTCGTGCCGGTCGTGAACGAGAACGACACCGTCGCCACCCACGAGATCCGCTTCGGCGACAACGACCGCCTCGCCGCGCTGGTCGCCCAGCTGGTCCATGCCGACCTGCTGGTGCTGCTGTCCGACGTCGACGGCCTCTACGACGGCAACCCGCACAAGGCCGGCGCCACCCGGCTCGCCGACGTGCACAGCCTGTCCGACCTCGACGGCATCGACATCGGCGCGGCCGGCCGGTCCGGGCTGGGCAGCGGCGGCATGGTGACGAAGGTCGAGGCGGCCTCCATCGCCACCGGCTCCGGCATCGACGTCGTGCTGGCGTCGGCGCCCGAGGTGTCGGCCGTGCTGGCCGGCGACCCCGCCGGCACCTGGTTCCACCGCCGCGCCGGGCGCCGCGCCACCCGGTTGCTCTGGCTCGAGCACGCCACCGACGGCCGCGGCTCGCTCACGCTCGACGCGGGCGCGGTGCGGGCCGTCGTCGAGCGCGGCGCGTCCCTGCTTCCGGCCGGCATCACCACCGTCACCGGCACGTTCACCGCCGGCGACCCGGTCGACCTGCTGGACGAGATCGGCCGCACGGTGGCCCGCGGCGTGGTGAACTACGACGCCGCCGAGTTGCCGGCGCTGCTGGGCCGGTCGACCAAGGACCTGGCCCGCGACCTCGGGCCGGAGTACGAGCGTGAGGTGGTCCACCGCGACGACCTCGTGCTGCTCGGCCGGCCGCGCCGCTAGTTCGTCCCTATGTGTTAGCTTTTCCCCGGCAATCGGGAGATCCGCACCGGTTCGGGCACGCCACCTCGGGCACATCACGGGCACACCACACCCATCGATGAACTGCTGAGCTCTGGAGTACCCGTTATGAACCGAATCCGAGCCGTACTGCCGCGCGCCCTCGGCGTGCTGGCGGCCACGGCCCTCGCCGGCATCGCGGCCGTCGCGCCCGCCGATGCCATCGTTCCCGCCGTCGTCGTGGCCGAGACCCGCGAGGGCGAACCCCTCGACGTCCGGTGGCCGAGCGACGGCGCCCGCTTCTACGACCCGCCCGTGTTCCACGGCGCCGGGGCGCCCGGCGCCACCGTCACCGTCTCCGTCGCGGGCGCACCGGTCGGCTCGACCACGGTCGACGGCGCCGGCGCCTGGTACCTCCCCGTCCCGGCGGAGGACCTGCCGCCCGAGGGCGAGCACTTCGACGCCGACGTCCGGCAGGAGGACGGCGCCTCGGTCACCGAGGTCGTCATCGCCGACCTGCACGTCGACATCGACGGCTCGCACATCCGTTTGCCGCTGCCGGGCCAAACGGACCAGATCACCGGCGACTTCGTGTTCAGCGGCAACCAGAACTTCGACGGCATCGTCCTGCTGCGGCTGACCGGCACCACTGCCGACGGCGAGGAGGTCGAGTGGCTCGCGCAGACCGAGGGCGAGCCGATCTACCCCGAGGTCACGGTCTGGGAGGGTACCTGGACCTTCCCGCCGAACCAGTTCACCTACAAGGACTGGAGCTTCGACCCGGCCGAGAACCTGGCCGAGGGCGAGTACCTGGTCGACACCTGGCTGATCACCCCGGAGGGTGACCTCGACCAGGGCAACAGCGCGCCGTTCACCGTGATCCCGGGCGCCGGCGGCGACGAGTCCGGCTCCGACGAGAGCGGCTCGGACGAGTCCGGTTCCGACGAGAACGGTTCGGACGAGAGCGGCACCGACGTCGGTGCGGACGAGAGCGGCTCCGACGACGGTGCCGACGGTGGCGCCGCCGAGGCGGGCACGGACGAGAACGGTGCTGCCGAGGCCGGCTCGGACGAGAACGGCGCCGATGAGAACGGTGCTGCCGAGAACGGTGCCGCCGAGAACGGTGCCGACGACGGGGCCGAGGCAGGCGCCGACGACGGGGCCGCCGACGACGGAGCCACCGAGGACGCCGACGACGACGGCGCGGCGAACGGCTCCGGCGGTGAGGACCTGCCGGACACCGGCGCCGGCGACACGCTGCTGCCGCTGGTGGCCGTCGTCCTGCTCGGCGTCGGCGTCGGGCTGGTCGTCCTGCGGGCCCGGCGCGCGAGCGCCTGACCCGTCCGGAACGGGGCCCGGTCCGCCACCTGGTCGAGGCGGGCCGGGCCCTTCACCACAGAGCGGCGAGCAGCCGCTCCAGACGGGCGTGGATCGCGTCGGCGTCGATGTCGGTCTCGCCGAGCAGGATCCGGGTACAGATGCCGTCGGTGACCGCGATGACCACCTGGACGGCCTGCGGATCGGTGGTGTGGCCCGACACCGCCTGGGCCACCAGCTCCGACCAGTGCGTCGTGAGCGGCCGCAGCGCCGGCCGACGGGCGGCCAGCAGGATCAGCTCCCGCTCGGCCAGGGCGCGGGCCCGGCCCGGGCCGCTGGCGTCGGCGACGATCCGGGCGATCGCGGCCAGCGGTGTCGTCCCGGCCGCGACCAGCGCCTCGTACTGCTCGCGATACTGCGCGGCGGCCGACTCCAGCGCGGCCACCAGCAGGTCGTCGAGGGTCGCGAAGTGGTAGGCGACCAGCGACGGGCGCACGCCGGCCCGCTCGGCGACCGTCCGGTGGGTGACCCCGGCGACCCCGCGCTCCTCGATGTCGCGCAGCGTGCTGGCGATGATCGACGCGCGCCGCCGCTCGCCGCGCGCCAGCCGCCCGTCGGCGGCCGCGGGGTCAGCCGGCGGCCGGTGCATGCGCCGCTCCCAGTTCCAGTGCCAGCACCCCGCCGATCACCAGCGCCACGCCGCCGGCCTGGATCCAGGTCAGCCGGTCGCCCAGCGCGATCCCGATGATCGCCACCAGCGTCACGCCGGTCGCCGCCCAGATGCCGTACGCGACCCCGATGCCCATGCCCTCGCGCAGCGCGCGCGACAGCAGGAAGTAGGCGGCGAGCACGCCCACCGCGGTGATGGTCGTGGGGACCGGCCGGGTGAAGCCGTCGCTGTACCGGGTCGAGATCGCGCCGATCAGCTCCGCGATGATCGCGCCGGTCAGGAAGACGTACGCCATCGATCCACCTTTCTTGAACCAACATTCAAATTGAATGATAGTTCAAGAAGATGTCGGCGCAACCCCGCCACTAGACTGAGCGGGTGACCACAACCGTCGCCGACCTGGGCCGCGCCGCCCGCACGGCCGCCGCCGAGCTGGCCGTCCGCACCCGCGCCGAGAAGGACGCCGCCCTGCACGCCATGGCCGACGCGCTGGTCGCGAACGCCGCGGCGATCATCGAGCGCAACGCCGCCGACGTCGAGCGGGCCCGCGAGTCCGGCACCGCCGAGGCGATGATCGACCGGCTGCGGCTCGACGACCAGCGCATCGCCGGCATGGCGAGCGGGCTGCGGCAGGTCGCCGGCCTGCCCGACCCCGTCGGCGAGGTGTGCCGTGGGTACACGCTGCCCAACGGCCTGCAGGTCACCCAGCGCCGGGTGCCGCTGGGCGTCGTCGGCATCATCTACGAGGCCCGTCCCAACGTCACCGCCGACGCCGCCGGGCTGGCGCTGAAGAGCGGCAACGCGGTCCTGCTCAAGGGGTCCTCCAGTGCCGCGGCGTCCAACGAGGCGATCGTAGGCGTGCTGTCGGCCGCCGTGGAGTCCGCCGGGCTGCCGGGCGCCGCCGTCCAGCTGGTCGCGGGCGGGCACGACCAGGCGAAGGAGCTCATGCGGGCGCGCGGCCTGGTCGACGTGCTCATCCCGCGCGGCGGCGCCGGGCTGATCCGCAGCGTCGTCGAGGAGTCGACCGTCCCCGTCATCGAGACCGGGGTCGGCAACTGCCACGTGTACGTCGACGCCGACGCCGATCTCGCCATGGCGCTGCAGATCCTGCTCAACGCGAAGACGCAGCGGCCCAGCGTGTGCAACGCCGCCGAGACGCTGCTCGTGCACGCCGGTGTCGCGGCCGAGTTCCTGCCGGCCGCGCTCGCCGCGCTGCGCGACGCCGGGGTCACCGTGCACGGCGACGAGCGGGTCCGGGGCTACGACGACGCGGTCGCGCCGGCCACCGACGACGACTGGGCCGCCGAGTACCTCTCGCTCGACCTCGCCGCCGCCGTCGTCGACACCCTCGACGACGCCGTGGCGCACATCCGGCGGTGGGGGAGCGGGCACACCGAGGCCATCGTCACCCGGTCGCTCGACGCGTCGCGCCGGTTCGCCGCCACGACCGACTCCGCCGCCGTCATGGTCAACGCCTCCACCCGGTTCACCGACGGCGAGCAGCTCGGCTTCGGCGCCGAGATCGGCATCTCGACGCAGAAGCTGCACGCCCGCGGCCCGATGGGCCTGCCGGAGCTCACCACCACCACGTACGTCGTCACCGGTGACGGGCACGTCAGAGGCTGACGGTAGGCTTGCGCAGCATGGACACCGTCGTGCTGCTGGCCGAGGAGGCGCACTCCTCGTCGGAGGGGTTTCCCGCGTGGGCCTGGGGCCTCTCCGCGTTCGGCATTCTCCTCCTGCTGCTGTACATCGTGCTGAGCTTCGGCAGGGGGCGGCCGCACGCCTGAGCAGGCTGCGCGCACTACGGTGTGTCGGTGAGCAACCCGAAGCGGCTCGGTGTCATGGGTGGGACGTTCGACCCCATCCATCACGGCCACCTGGTGGCGGCCAGCGAGGTGCAGCACTGGTTCCACCTCGACGAGGTGGTCTTCGTGCCCACCGGCCAGCCGTGGCAGAAGACCGAGCGCGTCGTCACGCCGCCCGAGGACCGCTACCTCATGACGGTCATCGCGACGGCGTCGAACCCGGTGTTCTCCGTCAGCCGGGTCGACATCGACCGCGCCGGCCCCACCTACACCGTCGACACGCTCCGCGACCTCCGTGCGCACTACGGCGACGACACCGAGCTGTTCTTCATCACCGGCGCCGACGCGCTCGGGCAGATCCTGTCCTGGCGCGACCACGACGAGCTGTTCGAGCTGGCCCACTTCGTCGGCTGCACCCGGCCCGGGCACGACCTCTCCGCCGTCGGGCTGCCGGAGGACAAGGTGACGCTGGTCGAGGTGCCGGCGCTGGCGATCTCGTCCAGCGAGTGCCGGCACCGGGTCAGGGGCGACGAGCCGATCTGGTACCTGGTGCCCGACGGCATCGTCCAGTACATCAACAAACGCGGCCTCTACGTCGAGGCATGAGACGCTGGACCGGTCAACGTCCCGGTCCCAGGAAGAGGAGGAACGCCGCTTGACCGCAACCGATCGCGCCATCCAGCTGGCGGTCGCCGCCGCGGAGGCCGCGTCCGACAAACTGGCCGACGACATCGTCGCATTCGACGTGTCCGAGCGGATGGCCATCACCGACGTGTTCCTGGTGTGCTCGGCGTCCAACGACCGCCAGGTGCGCTCCGTCGTCGACGCCGTCGAGGAGAAGCTGCGCGACCTCGGCGCCCGCCCCGTCAGTCGCGAGGGCGAGCGCGAGGGCCGCTGGGTGCTGCTCGACTACGTCGAGATCGTCGTGCACGTGCAGCACGCCGAGGAGCGGGTGTTCTACGCCCTCGAGCGGCTGTGGAAGGACTGCCCGACCATCGAGCTGCCCGCCGAGGTGAACGCCGGTCGCGGCCCCCGCGCCGGAGACGGGGCGTGAGCCGGCGCATCGTGCTCTGGCGCCACGGCCGGACGGAGTGGAACGCCGCCGGGCGCTTCCAGGGCCAGACCGATGTCGATCTCGACGAGCTCGGCCGCGAGCAGGCGCGCGAGGCCGCCGCCCGGCTGGCCGCGCTCGCGCCCGACCTGCTGGTCTCGTCGGACCTGCGGCGCGCCCAGGACACCATCGCCGCGCTCGCGGCCCTGGTCGGCCTGGACGTCGAGCTCGACCAGCGGCTGCGCGAGACCTACGCCGGCGACTGGCAGGGCCTGACGTCAGCCGAGATCTCCGCCAACTGGCCCGACGAGTACAAGGCCTGGCGCGGCGGCGACCCGCTGCTGCGCGTCGGCGGCGGCGAGACCCGCCAGGAAGTCGCCGAGCGGATGTTCGCCGCCGTCACCGACGCCGCCGCCCGGCTGCCCGAGAATGGCCTCGCCGTCCTCACCTCCCACGGCGGCGCGGCCCGGCTGGGCATCGCCGCCCTCATCGGCATGCCGCTGCACCGCTTCACCAACGTCGGCGGGCTGTCCAACTGCTCGTGGTCCATGCTGCGCGAGGGCG is from Jiangella alkaliphila and encodes:
- the rpmA gene encoding 50S ribosomal protein L27, whose amino-acid sequence is MAHKKGASSSKNGRDSNAQRLGVKRFGGQLVNSGEIIVRQRGTHFHPGDNVGRGKDDTLFATSAGAVEFSVKRGRKVVNIVVPAGE
- the rplU gene encoding 50S ribosomal protein L21 translates to MYAIVRSGGNQRKVSVGDVIDVDQLNNAEVGATVTLPAVLLVDGETVTTDAKKLAGVSVTAEIVGATKGPKIHILRYKNKTGYRRRQGHRQKYTQVKVTGIETK
- the obgE gene encoding GTPase ObgE; translation: MPSFVDRVVLHLAAGDGGHGCVSVHREKFKPLGGPDGGDGGRGGDIVLVVDPNTTTLLDYHRSPHRKATNGSQGEGSNRDGANGGDIELKVPDGTVVSTRDGEVLVDLVGAGTRFIAAQGGHGGLGNAALASKRRRAPGFALLGEPGEAKDVVLELKSVADVGLVGFPSAGKSSLIAAISAARPKIADYPFTTLVPNLGVVEAGDVRYTVADVPGLIEGASEGRGLGHAFLRHVERCKALLHVVDLATMEPGRDPLTDIDLIESELEKYGGLDKRPRMVALNKIDVPEARELADLVRADVEARGWEVFPISAATHEGLRELTYAMGSLVASARAAAPAPEPTRLVLRPAAVDDSGFTVTDEGERYRIRGLKPERWIRQTDFTNDEAVGYLADRLARLGVEEALIRAGAHAGDEVVIGGEDAVVFDWEPSVSAGGEHLGPRGTDSRLS
- a CDS encoding TIGR03936 family radical SAM-associated protein, which gives rise to MPHQQLPAVQKLRVRFAKRGRLRFTSHRDFQRAFERALRRADVPMAWSQGFTPHPRVSYAGAAPTGAASEAEYLELAVTRVCDPEQVRAALDAALPPGLDVVEVVEAGPGALADRLQASSWAIELPGAVPGQAAAAVTTFLAAASVPVERLTKNGVRQLDPRAAVLRLTADTDADPVTLRAVVRHQSPTVRPDEVLAGLRLVAGFTPPQPPRTVRLAQGEWDDDTGVLGDPLADAPGRDT
- a CDS encoding Rne/Rng family ribonuclease; translation: MQEDSPGSSGDTTSPAEAGTVSTEPAQPRRRRAASRAAGPPVEPTLHDAGEPVTSEDDPAAPARKTAKKAAAKKAAAKKTAKKAPAKKAAGRKAVAAEADAGLLAVDEAAETPVAAEAPDPVEAPAAVAEAPAPRKRSRSRKTAQPAFEPLPVDDAADDETSAAAFADPSPAFAPSGAESAATEASASAVLFQPPTFSAAPLFAAPDPEAAEPVRGRRRAKPEPEPEPEPEPEVEAEVEAEEAEEEPEATADASGDDDSDDDGDATRRRRRRRGGRGRRRRSDDGPDASGDDDSDDDQAESDDAQGDADDDHGDDHGDSDEGGSRRRRRRRRRRNDDGDEPRADDPPNTVVRVRDGREVDDEVTSVKGSTRLEAKKQRRREGREAGRRRPPILSEAEFLARREAVDRVMAVRQSGDLTQIAVLEDDVLVEHYVSRASQQSLIGNVYLGRVQNVLPAMEAAFVDIGRGRNAVLYAGEVDWSGLGKSDGPKRIEDVLKSGQAVLVQVTKDPIGHKGARLTSQVSLPGRYVVYVPGGSMNGISRKLPDTERTRLKKILKQVVPEDAGVIVRTAAEGASEEELTNDVARLKAEWEALRKKSSGNAPQLLHGEPDLAIKVVRDLFNEDFTKLVVSGDRAWDTIEEYVSSVAGSLRERVEKWTGTDDVFAAFRIDEQIAKAMDRKVWLPSGGSLVIDRTEAMTVVDVNTGKFTGSGGNLEETVTKNNLEAAEEIVRQLRLRDIGGIIVIDFIDMVLEANRDLVLRRLVECLGRDRTKHQVAEVTSLGLVQMTRKRIGTGLLEAFSEPCPHCKGRGLLIHTHPVESGNGSSSGGSSGSSGSDEGRSSSRSERRGRRRKADPAPAPVAQPVEALTPKLEALASPGEASPADLMPVGANGNGHGDDHGNGHDGGERPAEPAAATEAAATTPEAGATRTSSRRRRAVRAAGSSAKTAEPAAATGETGWAGSDPASAGDATAPATPTGWAGSDPTDARDATAPAAAAPVTTPPPPPPPPAESLVTAPDPASESTEPADESAPEPTRPRRTRRRAERPAGSPVP